From Candidatus Zixiibacteriota bacterium:
AGCCGAAAGAAGCGGAAGTGCCGACGGCGGTGGCCTCCGAGCCCAAGAAGTGACATCGACCGCGGCGGTCGGCAGACCGGTGCGGTGTCCTCAGAAGATTCTGCCGGGGTTGTAGTTCAGTTGGTTAGAATGCCTGCCTGTCACGCAGGAGGTCGCGAGTTCGAGTCTCGTCAACCCCGCCATTGACATTGCCCGTCAATATTTATTCTTCGAATCTGCAGGTTCCTGATTACTCTGGAGAACATCTGATAAGTCATCTGGTTTAGACTACTATGTCCGGCAATTCCGCAAGCGGCAAATGGTTTCAGCCTATTGCAGACACTGAGAGAATCGAATTCATCGACGTGCTCAGAGGGTTTGCCCTTCTCGGCGTATGCCTCGTCAACCTGGTCATCTTTTCCGGGGACGGGTACATTACTGACGCTCAACGGGAGCTTCTTCCCTTTGCGGCTGCCAATATGGTGGTGAACTTCCTGATCCACTTCTTCGCGGAAAACAAGTTCCTGGGACTTTTTGCCTTTCTGTTCGGGCTGGGGTTCTCCATTCAGATTCAGCGGGCCCAGGCGCGCGGGTCAACCGGGATCGGTAGGTTCTATCGGCGCATTGGATGGCTCTTTGTTTTTGGAGCCGTCCATGGCTGGCTACTCTGGTGGGGGGATATCCTTCGATTCTATGCACTTTGGGGGATGTTGCTTCCTTTGTTCATCAGACTTCGCCCCCGGACTATTCTGATGCTCGCCCTCACGATTTCAATCGTGATCGCGCCGTTGGGAGGGCGCATCGCCAGTATGCTGTATCCTGCCGCGCGTGAAGCGAGCAATCTCGATGCGCAGGCCTTCACGGCTTTCAGCCTTGGATCCTACGCGGAGATGCTGCGGCTGAACTGGCTCTACGATTGGAGCACAACCGCGTCTCCGGGTCAGGTAGCCTATCAGCTGGCCATATTTGGCCGCTTGCTCTTGGGTCTCTGGGCCGGCCAAGTCATGCTCTTTCATGATCTGAGCAAGAATCGACCTCTCTTCCGTAAGGTGTTTGTTTGGGGCATACTTCTTGGCCTTGCCGGAAACGCGCTTTTTGCCTCCCTGCCGTTACTCCAGGGACACGGATACGCGGTTACCGGCTGGTGGAGGACGGCGGTAAGATCGCTCTATGAGATCGGGTACCTTGGTTTCACAGCCGCTTTTGCCTGCGGTCTTGCGCTTCTGATTCAACGTGAACGGTGGACGAAACTACTTCATTTGCTGGCGCCCGTCGGACGGATGGCGCTCACCAATTACTTGACCCAAACAATCATCGGCTTGTGGCTATTTTACGCTTTCCTCTCTGGACCGGCGCTTATGGGTAAAGTAGGTGTTGCCATGCTACTCCCCATGTGGCTGATAATCTTTGCAGTGCAGGTCGGATTTTCTCATTGGTGGCTCAGACGCTTCAAGTTTGGACCCGCTGAATGGGTCTGGCGATCGCTCACCTACCGCAGGTTCCAGCCATTCAGGATAGCGCGGTAATAGCCGTTGCTGCCTTTCGCAGTGGACAGTTTCGTCATCAATCGTTAGTCAGTATCCGATTATCTTCCATCGCCTACCGCCCATCGCGGCATAGTGTAATCGGATCGTGAATCTGAAACTCGCAGAAGTTCGGGGAGGGTGAAGTCGGTGCCGCTCCTGTTTCCCGAATCATCTCCGTTAGTCAACTGAGAAGGTGGACGCTTGGCCCGCTGCGGCGACAAGAACGAGACGTGAAATCACCTTGATTCCGCTTTGATAGGATCGACCTCGCCTGAAGAAGCGGTTACTTTGTAACGGAAGAGAGCAAGGAGCGAAGTCGCACACAAGCGAAAGGCTCCACAGCGAGAGCCCGTTGGAAAAGCGGAGCGCAACTCAGGCCCGCCGCAATCAGCGGACCCGACAGGTCCCCGCCATTGACGCCAGGAAGAGCGCCGGCAAAGATTCTGCGGCAACAGGGTCGTTCCCTCCTCCTTATGGACATGCCGAAATTGGCAGATTGATCGAGGGAGGGCATATGGACACTTCGCGTTGGATCCGATCCTGGCAGAGAAGATCGAAATGACTGAGGCGTGATGTCTCCAAATCCCTGCTATTTTCGAGAATAGAAGATCAGGGCATCATAGGAATTGGCCACGAAGACGCTGTCCTGCTGCTCGAAGTGCGCCTGCAATATCACCGCTTTGGCTTTGTATCTCGCGGTCTCGAACTCCATAGCGGCCTTATCACTGGGTATTCTTGAACCGCGGACATCATCGTATGCCGCGATTACTTGGTCGAACAAGGGGCGAAGCGAGATCTTCAGTGAATCGAACGCAGCGCTGTCGGCAACAAGAGCCACGGATACTGAATCCGCGATGATTTCGATCGCGCCGGTGTCCGGCAGATCGGCTTGGTCAGCGTCCTTCCAAGGTCGGTGGTATGCGACTCGCACCAGTTGGTCATAGCCGGAGATCATTATCGGAGCATTGGGATCAATGGCGACACGAAAGTACTTGTCCCGCCCGGGTGAGTAATAAAGGTTGAACTTTACTCCCATCATTTCCGCAACCTCTGACGCCTGTGTGAACCGGCTGCGGCTATCGGCAGTGTCCGGACGGAGACTTTCGGAGAACCAGGGCTCGATGCGGGAGAAACCATGCACTTCATACAAATAGGAAAGAATCGCGCTGATCTCGACTTCGTGCTCAACAGGTACCGGCGACGTGGCCTTCTGCACCGTACCGTTCACCAGGATCGAGTCGGCTACCAACATCTCCTTGAGTCGGCGGATCTGGCTCTGCTCAGAGACACTGAACATTCCCCACGGGCCGATGGCGATCAGAAACGTGAAGACACAAAGAGAGGCGGGGATGATCTTGATGCTTTTCGTACGGCTGAGAAGGAAGTAGCCCGCAATAACGATCAACCAGATCCCGGCGGCCAGCCCCAGATATCTGTCTTCGGTCAGACCATATTCGGAAATGCGCCGCCACAGGGCCAGAAACAGCACGACAATCACGGGAAGCAGAATGAGATAGTACCAGCGCGATGCTTTCTTGATCCAGAGCGACTCAAGTTTCTCGCGTAACGGATCGAGCACAAACAGGGCGAGAATTCCGGTCGCAGAGAACCCCAGAATGAGCCGCCCAACCCAGCCCTGAGGCCAGTTCCAGACAACGATGATTTTGGCGATATAGGCGTAGAGAATAACGAAATAGACCAGCACCAGCGGCGGAAGGACGTATTGACCCAACAATTTCACCGGCCGGGAGTATTCGCTGACGGCATCGAGCGCGTTCAGGTCCTCCGGTATTCCGGCCAGAATAAAGGGGACGACAAAGAAGCCGAGTGTCAGAATCCAGAGTTCGAAATACCGTTTCGCCGGTACTTCCATTCCGAAGAGATTGTCGAGGGCGGCAAGCGCCAGGGCCAGACCACCGAAGAGCACCACGGCAAATACCCCGGCAAGTACGATTCTGAAGACGATGATTCTGTTGAAATGCCAGAATCCGTTGCGTTCTCCCTTGCGCCAGAACGGCAGGATTGAGAGCAAGAGGCAACAAGCAACTGCGAATGCGGCAAATCGCATGACATGATACATTGGTGCGCGGGGCAGGTCGGTCGGAACGGACAGCGCGTACATCACGACGAGAATTGCGCCGAACAATTGTCCGATCCAGGCGCGGCCGCCGCTTGACCCCGCCCGTTCCGTCGCCAGCTTGATTGCGGTCAGGAATGGAATAGCCAGGATCGATGCGAGCAGAAGATTGAAGAGGACAGTCGGCTGAGCGGGACCTTCATGCTGCACAAGAAAGATGGCTACGACGACTCCGAGGATGGCGCAAGAGAGCACCACTGGAAATCGCCAAAGTGTCCGCTTGCACTCTGCTCCAATCTGCGCGACTGACGGTAGCTTCATCATCGCTCCCTCCCCCCATCGTTCTTGTAATCAAAACTTATACAAGTTTTAGTCGGGCCGACAGCATTATCTGGCCGATACCGGCCGTAGCGCAATGGACCAGCACAACTGGTCAGTTAGCTGCTGGATTGAAGTCATGCTGATCCGAACCTGCGGACTGGTCGCGCGTTCGCGTCCTGTCCACCTCGCCATCAGATAGGCCATCTGCCCCTATCGTTCAAGGCGCTCTCAAGTCTTCGCCGGGATCAGAGTAGCATCATCTGGTCGCTGCAGGTTCCCTGTTACCAGATTGCTGGAAGCGGTAACGCTTATCACAGCGGTGTCGATCGTAGCCTCGTTCATGTGGTCGCGCCGGGCCTCCTTTAACAGATGGTGGAGCAACTTCTCAATAAGCTCCCGGAGGTGTACTGATGCGACCGAGGGGCGTCTTCGGAATCACTGCCGGCGCTCCGACAAGAGCGACCTGAGTCGCGCAACTTCGTCCCTGAGTGAGGTTACAAGTAGATCAAGTTGATTGATTTCCTGGATCACCATGTCATCGGAGGATTTCGTGCGGGAGGCATCGGCCAGAAGTTCCTTCTGTGACTCCATCATTCCGTTGATGATGACACCAATGACCAAATTCATGATCACCATTGTGCCAATCAGGATGAATGAGACGAAGTAAGTAACCGCGACCACCTGGCTCGCGCCGGCGGCAATCAGCCCGTGCATGACATCGACCCAACCTTCCAACGTCACGACCTGGAACAAGGTCAGGAAGGCATCAGCCAGAGAGGCAAAATGCTCAGGATCCAATGGTCCGAACAGCTTTATCCCTGCTAATCCAAAGATGTAAAAATGTATGCACAGAATCAGGCTGATGTAGCCGAGCGAGGCGACACTCTTGAACATGCCGCGGACCACTACCTGCAGACCGGGAACGGCCTTAAGCAGTCGCAGCGCGCGCAACACCCGGATCAGTCGGAAAACCGAAGCTGCCTCGCTGTGAATCGGCAGAAC
This genomic window contains:
- a CDS encoding DUF418 domain-containing protein, translated to MSGNSASGKWFQPIADTERIEFIDVLRGFALLGVCLVNLVIFSGDGYITDAQRELLPFAAANMVVNFLIHFFAENKFLGLFAFLFGLGFSIQIQRAQARGSTGIGRFYRRIGWLFVFGAVHGWLLWWGDILRFYALWGMLLPLFIRLRPRTILMLALTISIVIAPLGGRIASMLYPAAREASNLDAQAFTAFSLGSYAEMLRLNWLYDWSTTASPGQVAYQLAIFGRLLLGLWAGQVMLFHDLSKNRPLFRKVFVWGILLGLAGNALFASLPLLQGHGYAVTGWWRTAVRSLYEIGYLGFTAAFACGLALLIQRERWTKLLHLLAPVGRMALTNYLTQTIIGLWLFYAFLSGPALMGKVGVAMLLPMWLIIFAVQVGFSHWWLRRFKFGPAEWVWRSLTYRRFQPFRIAR
- a CDS encoding DUF4153 domain-containing protein, with product MMKLPSVAQIGAECKRTLWRFPVVLSCAILGVVVAIFLVQHEGPAQPTVLFNLLLASILAIPFLTAIKLATERAGSSGGRAWIGQLFGAILVVMYALSVPTDLPRAPMYHVMRFAAFAVACCLLLSILPFWRKGERNGFWHFNRIIVFRIVLAGVFAVVLFGGLALALAALDNLFGMEVPAKRYFELWILTLGFFVVPFILAGIPEDLNALDAVSEYSRPVKLLGQYVLPPLVLVYFVILYAYIAKIIVVWNWPQGWVGRLILGFSATGILALFVLDPLREKLESLWIKKASRWYYLILLPVIVVLFLALWRRISEYGLTEDRYLGLAAGIWLIVIAGYFLLSRTKSIKIIPASLCVFTFLIAIGPWGMFSVSEQSQIRRLKEMLVADSILVNGTVQKATSPVPVEHEVEISAILSYLYEVHGFSRIEPWFSESLRPDTADSRSRFTQASEVAEMMGVKFNLYYSPGRDKYFRVAIDPNAPIMISGYDQLVRVAYHRPWKDADQADLPDTGAIEIIADSVSVALVADSAAFDSLKISLRPLFDQVIAAYDDVRGSRIPSDKAAMEFETARYKAKAVILQAHFEQQDSVFVANSYDALIFYSRK
- a CDS encoding ion transporter, encoding MRALKSIVSSRAFDRLWLVLIVLSSILLGLLSYPTIVVSQGRWLGPLETVILWLFVAEVVMRIGAHWPRPWEYLFSGWNLFDLFVVLASVLPIHSEAASVFRLIRVLRALRLLKAVPGLQVVVRGMFKSVASLGYISLILCIHFYIFGLAGIKLFGPLDPEHFASLADAFLTLFQVVTLEGWVDVMHGLIAAGASQVVAVTYFVSFILIGTMVIMNLVIGVIINGMMESQKELLADASRTKSSDDMVIQEINQLDLLVTSLRDEVARLRSLLSERRQ